The proteins below are encoded in one region of Acetoanaerobium noterae:
- the folK gene encoding 2-amino-4-hydroxy-6-hydroxymethyldihydropteridine diphosphokinase yields MVKAFLSLGSNMGDRLEYLSKAIDKIAEIQGCNILNKSRVYETEPWGYENQEAFLNLCISIETSLSPYELLESLQTIELELDRVRKIHWGPRTIDIDILLFDDIICEDDKLTIPHPRMRERAFVLIPLYDIEKNLIIDGIKLEDLINKIDTRGIKEYKKNDF; encoded by the coding sequence ATGGTAAAAGCGTTTCTTTCTTTAGGGAGTAATATGGGGGATAGATTAGAATATCTAAGCAAAGCTATAGATAAGATTGCAGAAATTCAAGGCTGTAATATTTTAAATAAATCAAGAGTATATGAAACTGAGCCATGGGGATATGAAAATCAGGAAGCATTTTTAAATTTATGCATTAGCATAGAAACATCCTTATCTCCTTATGAACTGCTTGAAAGCCTCCAAACTATAGAACTAGAGCTTGACAGAGTGAGAAAGATACACTGGGGACCTAGAACTATAGATATTGACATACTTCTGTTTGATGATATAATTTGTGAGGACGATAAATTGACTATTCCTCATCCTAGGATGAGAGAGAGAGCATTTGTACTGATTCCTCTGTATGACATTGAAAAAAATCTAATTATTGACGGGATAAAGCTTGAGGATTTGATTAATAAAATTGATACAAGAGGAATAAAGGAGTATAAGAAAAATGATTTCTAA